CGGCTAATAACCTTGCACCACCGATATACCTATAAACCGCTTCTGGAATTTGATAAGCGGTTAATATGATACCGACCGAACTGAACGGAAACCTCCTGAAAGAGCTGCGCGGCCGCACCTGCCGCCTGCTGGCGCGCGAAGAGTGGACGCAGGCGCAGCTCGGCCGCGCGCTCGGCGTCTCGCAAGTCATGGCGGGCAACTACCTCGCCGGGATGCCGACGCCGCTGCCCGAGCCGACCGAGAGCGACTTGCAGCAGGCTGCGCGTCGCCTGGCGGGGGCGCTGCGCGACGGCGCGGTGCGCGAGTGGTCGCTGGCGCTGCTGCTCGACGGCGAGCCACTGACGGTGCGGCTCCCTTCGGGGGGGGCGCGCGAAGCGGTGCTGGCCGACCTGGCGCGGGCGCGCAAGCGGCTCTCGCCGTTGCTGGCGCACCTCTCGCCCGAAGTGCGCTGCAACCTGGCGTGTGCGCTGCCCGAAGCGAAGGCGGCGGACGGCATCGCCGCGTTCCCGGGCCGGCTGACGCCGGTCGGGGGCGAAGCGCGGCCGCTCGCGCCGGCCGAGTTCGGTGCGTCGCACCACCTCGCCGAACTGCTGCTGCTGCTGCGCCAGCGGATGCCTGCCCGTAAGGCGATAGTCAACCTGCGCTGGGACGCGGTCGTCGAAGACGCGCTGCCGCGCGCCGGCCTGCCGCTGGCACGGCTGGTGCGCAAGGGCGAGCGCCTCGAGCTGCCGGGCGGGGGCCTCGCGCCAGCGCTGGTCGACGAGGGCAGCGTCGGGTGGGAGCCAGCGCTCTACCTGCACGGCGACACGCTCGACGAAGTGGCGACGCAGGTTGAAGCGCTCGCGACCACGGCGGAGCTGGCATGAGCAGCGGCTTCGCGCTGCTACTGATGCTGGCGACGCTCGGTTTCTTCGGCTTCATCGGGTGGCAGGCGGGCCGCGAGCGGCAAATCGACCGCGACTACTTCCTCTCGGCGCGCGGAACGCAGCCGTGGCAAGTCATCGGGCTCTCGCTCTTCGCGTCGGGAATGGGAATCTGGATTCTCTTTTCGCCGTCGGAAGTGGGTTACTACGCTGGCTTCTACGACGTCTTCGCATACGCGCTCTCGGCGGCGACGCCGTTCCTGCTGCTGGCGCGGCTGGGCCCAATGGTGCGCGAGCGGCTGCCCGACGGGATTACGCTCGCCGACTATGTCCGCACGCGGCTGGGGCGGCAGATGCAGGTGTACGTCGGCTGCATCGCCGTGCTCTATATGTTCACCTTCCTTTTCGCCGAGTTTACCGCCATCGGCAAGGCGCTGCACGTTTTGGCAGGCATTGAGCCGATTATCCCGATAGTCGCCGTCGCAGCCGTGACAGCAGCCTATACCGCCTACGGGGGACTGCCGGCGTCGCTGGGCACCGACCGCATTCAGGCCTGGTTCATCATCTGGCTGCTGCTGGTGGTAGCGCTGCTGATGCTGGGTGAAGGCCCGCGTGACCTGTGGGACCGCGCCGTCGCCTTCAACCCGGAAGACGACTGGAGCATCGGCAGCATAACCTTCACCAGCCCCGAGACGCTGAAGAGCGGGCTGGCGTTGCTCATCGCGATTACCGCCGCCGAGATGTTTTCGCAGGGGAACTGGCAGCGCACCTGGGCTTCGCGCGACGACGACGCGCTGCGGCACGGCGCCTACCTTGCGGCGGGCCTCTGCTTTGTGGCGGTGTTGGTGATGGGATTCCTCGGCACCGTCGTCGCGGGTGATGGCGCCGTCGAAGACCCTTCGGCGGCGTTCTTCTACCTGCTCGCTGGCTATCCGGCGCTGCTACTGGCGTTCTTCGTCGTGCTGGGAGTGGCGCTGGTCTGCTCTAGTGTCGACACCTTGCAGAACGCGATTGTCGCCTCGATTTCGCAGGACCTCTCCGACCAGCGACTGACGCTGGTGCAGGCGCGGCAGATGTCGCTGCTGCTCATCCTGCCGGCCATCTGGCTGGCGCTTGAGATGCAGGCGGCGTCGGTCTTTGCCATCTTCCTCTTCGCCGACTTGCTGGCGACCGCAACCGTGCTACCGGTGCTGCTCTCGCTCTGGGAGCGCGTCGTCCCGCAGGCGGCGCTGGCGGGCGCCGTTGCCGGGCTGCTATCGGTCGTGGCGTACGGCGCCGCGACCGCCGACGTGGCGACCGGCGTGGGATACCTGACGTCACCGACCAACGCGTGGGGGCTCGCCAACCTTGGTGTTTTCCTCTCGGCACTACTCGGTTCGGGCATCGTCACGGTAGGCGGCTCGCTGGCGCTCGCCCCGAAGAGCGGTAAATAAAGCTCTTCAGGCGTGCAACGCGCTGAAATTGCCCTCGAGCAGCAACAGTTTCCCGGAATGGCATTCGACCCGCACGCGCCCCGACTCGCCGACCTCGTTGTGCAGCCCGCGCGCGCCCATCGCGAGCGACTCTCGCACCAGCTCCCAGCGCGCGCCGCTAACGCTCACGGTGGCGTCGGCTAGCGCCAGCAGCGAGAAGAGCGTCCCCGGCTCTGCCGCGAATTCGGCGCTCCCGGCAACGGCGGTGACGCGGAAGCGGTCGTCGTGCAGCGCAACGCCCTCGAAGGCGAGCGCCAGCGCCGCCAGCGTGTGGTCGAGCCGGCCGCCTGACCAGCCGACGACCACGATTTCGTCAGCGCCCTGCGCCCGGGCCCACGCGACCGCCTTCTCAAGGTCAGAGCGGCCGGGGTCGTCGTCGCGCACCAGCCGGTCGGCCAGCTCTTTCAGGGCATCGGCGGAGAGCGAATCCATGTCGCCGACGATTGCGTCCGGACTAACGGCGGCGTCGAGCAGTCGCTCGCCGCCGCCGTCGGCACCGACGACCAGCGCATCGCGCGCCAGCACTGCAATATCGGCGGGCAACGACCGGTCGCCCGCGACGAGCGCCTTCACAGCATCGCGCCGACCTTTTCCAGGATTTCGGGGTGATGCTCCTCCAGAACTTCCAGGATGCCCTGCACGGTTGGCTCCTCGACGCCAACTTTAACCATAGTCGCGACGACGGCGTCAATCATCTCCGGCTCGACCTCGGTCAGTTTGCTCTTCGCAAGGTAGGAGTGGTAGAGCCGGTCCTCCATCTTCGCGCGCCAGCCCCGGTCGTACGCTTGCAGGAACTCGTCGCTGAAGTCGCCCGCCTCCATCGCGGCGACAGCGACGCGCCCCGCTTCGCGTCCCGACAGGCAGGCGTTGGCGACGCCGCCGCCCGTGATTGAGTCGATGTGCCGCGCCGCGTCGCCGACCAGCATCACCCCCGCCGCGGCAGTCTGCTCGAGCGGCTCGGAGAGCGAAACGCCGCCGGCGATGGTGTCGATTATCCTGCCGTTGGCAAAGTCGGGATGCTCAGCGATGAACGAGTCGAGCAGTGCCTTGATTTCGCCCGGCTGTTTTACCCGCGAGAGCATGCAGCCGATGCCGACGTTGGACTTGCTATCCGTCTTCGGGAAAGACCAGATGTAGGCCCCCTTCGAGCCTTTGGCGAGATAGAATTCGCAGTAGGCGGGGTCGATATCCAGGTCGATTACCGTATACTGTAGCGCGCCGCACATGTCGGCCGGCTTGCGGTGCGTCGGCAGCCCCGCCCAGCGCCCCACCTGCGATTCGAAGCCGTCGGCGCCAATCACCACGCCACAGCGCAGTTCCTCGCGCGAGCCGTCGGGATTCCGCAGCCGCACCCCGGCAACGGCGTCGCCGTCGCGTAGCAGCCCGGTGACGGTCACGCCGGTCCGGACTTCGGCGCCCGCGTCGGCCGCCAGTTGCGCGAGATGCTGGTCGAGCCCGGTGCGCGAGATGACCGCGCCGACCTCGGTGCCGAGATTGTCGTCATCGATGGTAAGGCAGGTGCCGTTCGGCGAATAGATGCGCGCGCCGCGGACACGGTTGACGACCCAGTCGCCCTCGACCACGACGCCAATCATCTCGAGCCAGCGCGGGGCGATGCCCTCGCCGCACCGCACGGGAACGCCGATTTCGGCACGTTTCTCGAGCAGCAGCGTCCGCGCGCCTCCTTCGGCGGCGAACCGCGCCGCGGTCGAGCCGCCCGGCCCGGCGCCCACTACGATTACGTCCCAGTCCATCGTCCGGCGCCAGCTTCCGCCGATATTAAAGCGGTGGGGAGCAACTATTATTATTCTGCGACCCTGTCGGCCCATGGATACCCGCGTGCCCCTGCTGGCGGCGCTACTGCTATTTTCGGCGCTGCCGTCGCTGGCGGTTCCGCCCGCTGGCGCGGCGGAACCGCCCTGGTGGGAGACCTATTCGCGCGATGTCGACCGCGATGGCGTCAGCGACCTGCTGGATTGGAAAATGGCGCAGGGCGACCGCTTCTTCGCCCCGGGCGACGCGCGTGTATTCGTACGCTATGACCACCACCCCGATGACGGTGACGTCGCGCGACTCGCAGCGGCGGGCGCGACCGTCACTTTCCGGGCGCAATACCTCGACCTGCTCGGGACGACCATGCCGCGCCCGCTCGTCCCCGTCGTGGCGGAGTGGCCGGGCGTCGTGATGCTCGACGACATCGGCAAAGCAGAGCCACACATGCACGAGGCGGTGCCGGTGATGGGCGTCGACCTGGCGTGGGAGCTCGGTTTCGACGGCGCTGGCGTCACCGTCGCGATTGTCGACACCGGCGTCGACGGCCTGCACGCCGGGCTCGACGATCAGGACGATGACCCGCTCACCGACGACCCCAAGATTCTCGTCTATTACAACGCCTATGATGACCAGGAATACGACGGTCGCCTGTCGGAAGACAGCGGTACCCACGGCTCCCACGTCGCGGGCATCACCGCCGGTACCGGCGACGGCGACACCGCGCCCGACGGCAGCCGCTACGTTGGCGTCGCACCGCAGGCGAACCTCGCGAACGTGCTGGTCTGCTGCTCGGGCGACATCGAAGATATCATCCGCGGCATCGAGTGGACGATGGCCAACCAGGAGCGCTTCGGCATCCGTGTCATGACCTCCAGCCTCGGCGAGCAGCAGGTGGAGTTCCACATCGACAACGACGGCCGTTCGGCCTGGAGTCAGGCGGTCGATGCGGCGGTCGAATCGGGGCTGGTGGTGACGCTCTCGGCGGGCAATGAGTTCGGCGCCGCGACCGTCGCCGGCTGCAACACCATCGACTCGCCGGGCGACGCGCGGCTGCCCATCACAGTCGCGGCACTCGACAAGGACCTCTCGCTGGCGGTCTACAGCAGCCGCGGCTACACATCCGACGGCCGTGTCAAGCCGGACGTCGCGGCCATCGGCTCGAACATCATGGCGCCCAACAAGGGAACGGGAACGGGCTACACCTCGAAATCCGGCACCAGCATGGCGACGCCGCTGATGGCGGGCATCGTCGCGCTGACGCTCGAAGCGAACCCCGACCTGACCCCGGCCGAAGTCAAGGACACAATCGTCGCCGGCTACGCCATCGAGCGTGAAATCCTCGACGACAGCGACCTCTACACCAACGACTGCTCGCTGCTCGAGACGCGGCCTGACAACGAATACGGTTACGGCCAGGCGGACCCCCGCACCTTCGTCGAAGTGGCGGGGCAGGTTGACCCGCTGCTACGGGTCGCCTGGACCATCCCGCCGCGCTATGAGACGGTGAACGGCACCGACGTCGAAGTCAAGCCCGCAATCCACAACGGCTCCTGGCTCTACGGGGGCGCCGATTCCGGTGGCTCCCCCGTCGCCGACGGCGTCGAAGTGCGCTTCGGCGCCTCGGGCTGGTATCCCGCTACCGACACGTCCCCGCAAGGCGACTGGGCGTTCTGGAAAATCCGCGTCCCGCCCGAAGTGGCGAAGGGCAACCAGACGCTCGCGGCGCGCCTCGTCGCGGCGCCCGACCGGATGTCGCCGATTGACTCGGCCAGCGTCGTGCTGCTCAATGAACATGCGCCTGCACCGAAACAGAATGATTCCCCGGGGCCGCCATTACTGGTGGGGCTGACAGTGCTGGCAGCCGTTGCGCTGCGTCGCCGTGATTAGGCGAGCCGCAGCCGCCCGGTAACGAACGGGTTTTTCTCGCGCTCGCGGCCAATAGTTGTCTGCGGGCCGTGGCCCGGGAAGACGAGCGTCTCGTCGGGCAGCGCCATCAGCTTGTCGCGGATGGACGCCATCAGCTGCGCGCTGTCGCCGCCGATGAAGTCGGTGCGCCCGACCGAGTCGCGGAAGAGCACGTCGCCGCCAACGAGCATTGGTGGCACCTCGTCGCTGGCGGGTGCGAAGAAGCAGAGCGAATCGGGGCTGTGGCCGGGGCAGTGCAGCACCTCGAAACGAGTGTCGCCGACCGCGACGGTGTCGCCCTCGTCGAGAAAGCCACCCGGCTCGACCGGCTCGGGGACGGGCATCCCGAACATGCGCGCCTGCCCCTCAAGGTTGGCGAGCCAGTCAGCGCAGAGCGGGTGGCACTCGAGCGGCAGCCCCAGTTCAGCGACCGCCTGCGCCGCGACGCCGACGTGGTCGAGATGGCCGTGCGTGGCGACGAGTCGCCTGACGGGGACGCCGGCTTCGTCGAGCATCGCCCGGATGCGCGACCATTCGTCGCCGGGGTCGAACAGGATGGCTTCGCCGTCCGCGACGGCAAGCGTCGCGTTCATCTGCAGCGCACCGACCGCGCGCTGGAGAATGCGCAGCGTCATCGCGGTTCAGCGCGCCTCGGCGGCCCACGTCTCGGCCAGCTGCACCAGCGTGCGAACGGTGATTCCCGTCGGGCCTTTGCGCAGGTGCGGCCTGCCCTTGTTGTCCCAGGCAGTGCCGGCGATGTCCAGATGCACCCACGGGGTGCCGTCGACAAACTCCTCGAGAAACTTGGCGGCCGTGACGGTTCCCGCCTCGGGGGTGCCGGAGACGTTCTTCAGGTCGGCCAGTTCGCCCTTCATCAGCTTGCCGTATTCAGCGTCCATCGGTAGCTGCCAGTAGCGTTCGCCCGCCGCGTCGCCCGCCGCCATCACGCGGCCCGCGAGCGCGTCGTCGTTGGCCATCACCGCCGCGCGGGTCGACCCGAGCGCGTAGATGACGGCGCCGGTGAGCGTCGCCGAGTCGATGATATGCGTTGCGCCTTCGGCGACGGCGTAGCAGAGCGCGTCGGCCAGCACCAGCCGCCCCTCGGCGTCGG
This region of Candidatus Poseidoniia archaeon genomic DNA includes:
- a CDS encoding thiamine-phosphate synthase family protein, translating into MIPTELNGNLLKELRGRTCRLLAREEWTQAQLGRALGVSQVMAGNYLAGMPTPLPEPTESDLQQAARRLAGALRDGAVREWSLALLLDGEPLTVRLPSGGAREAVLADLARARKRLSPLLAHLSPEVRCNLACALPEAKAADGIAAFPGRLTPVGGEARPLAPAEFGASHHLAELLLLLRQRMPARKAIVNLRWDAVVEDALPRAGLPLARLVRKGERLELPGGGLAPALVDEGSVGWEPALYLHGDTLDEVATQVEALATTAELA
- a CDS encoding sodium:solute symporter, which translates into the protein MSSGFALLLMLATLGFFGFIGWQAGRERQIDRDYFLSARGTQPWQVIGLSLFASGMGIWILFSPSEVGYYAGFYDVFAYALSAATPFLLLARLGPMVRERLPDGITLADYVRTRLGRQMQVYVGCIAVLYMFTFLFAEFTAIGKALHVLAGIEPIIPIVAVAAVTAAYTAYGGLPASLGTDRIQAWFIIWLLLVVALLMLGEGPRDLWDRAVAFNPEDDWSIGSITFTSPETLKSGLALLIAITAAEMFSQGNWQRTWASRDDDALRHGAYLAAGLCFVAVLVMGFLGTVVAGDGAVEDPSAAFFYLLAGYPALLLAFFVVLGVALVCSSVDTLQNAIVASISQDLSDQRLTLVQARQMSLLLILPAIWLALEMQAASVFAIFLFADLLATATVLPVLLSLWERVVPQAALAGAVAGLLSVVAYGAATADVATGVGYLTSPTNAWGLANLGVFLSALLGSGIVTVGGSLALAPKSGK
- a CDS encoding thiamine diphosphokinase, which translates into the protein MKALVAGDRSLPADIAVLARDALVVGADGGGERLLDAAVSPDAIVGDMDSLSADALKELADRLVRDDDPGRSDLEKAVAWARAQGADEIVVVGWSGGRLDHTLAALALAFEGVALHDDRFRVTAVAGSAEFAAEPGTLFSLLALADATVSVSGARWELVRESLAMGARGLHNEVGESGRVRVECHSGKLLLLEGNFSALHA
- a CDS encoding NAD(P)/FAD-dependent oxidoreductase — protein: MDWDVIVVGAGPGGSTAARFAAEGGARTLLLEKRAEIGVPVRCGEGIAPRWLEMIGVVVEGDWVVNRVRGARIYSPNGTCLTIDDDNLGTEVGAVISRTGLDQHLAQLAADAGAEVRTGVTVTGLLRDGDAVAGVRLRNPDGSREELRCGVVIGADGFESQVGRWAGLPTHRKPADMCGALQYTVIDLDIDPAYCEFYLAKGSKGAYIWSFPKTDSKSNVGIGCMLSRVKQPGEIKALLDSFIAEHPDFANGRIIDTIAGGVSLSEPLEQTAAAGVMLVGDAARHIDSITGGGVANACLSGREAGRVAVAAMEAGDFSDEFLQAYDRGWRAKMEDRLYHSYLAKSKLTEVEPEMIDAVVATMVKVGVEEPTVQGILEVLEEHHPEILEKVGAML
- a CDS encoding S8 family serine peptidase, encoding MDTRVPLLAALLLFSALPSLAVPPAGAAEPPWWETYSRDVDRDGVSDLLDWKMAQGDRFFAPGDARVFVRYDHHPDDGDVARLAAAGATVTFRAQYLDLLGTTMPRPLVPVVAEWPGVVMLDDIGKAEPHMHEAVPVMGVDLAWELGFDGAGVTVAIVDTGVDGLHAGLDDQDDDPLTDDPKILVYYNAYDDQEYDGRLSEDSGTHGSHVAGITAGTGDGDTAPDGSRYVGVAPQANLANVLVCCSGDIEDIIRGIEWTMANQERFGIRVMTSSLGEQQVEFHIDNDGRSAWSQAVDAAVESGLVVTLSAGNEFGAATVAGCNTIDSPGDARLPITVAALDKDLSLAVYSSRGYTSDGRVKPDVAAIGSNIMAPNKGTGTGYTSKSGTSMATPLMAGIVALTLEANPDLTPAEVKDTIVAGYAIEREILDDSDLYTNDCSLLETRPDNEYGYGQADPRTFVEVAGQVDPLLRVAWTIPPRYETVNGTDVEVKPAIHNGSWLYGGADSGGSPVADGVEVRFGASGWYPATDTSPQGDWAFWKIRVPPEVAKGNQTLAARLVAAPDRMSPIDSASVVLLNEHAPAPKQNDSPGPPLLVGLTVLAAVALRRRD
- a CDS encoding MBL fold metallo-hydrolase is translated as MTLRILQRAVGALQMNATLAVADGEAILFDPGDEWSRIRAMLDEAGVPVRRLVATHGHLDHVGVAAQAVAELGLPLECHPLCADWLANLEGQARMFGMPVPEPVEPGGFLDEGDTVAVGDTRFEVLHCPGHSPDSLCFFAPASDEVPPMLVGGDVLFRDSVGRTDFIGGDSAQLMASIRDKLMALPDETLVFPGHGPQTTIGREREKNPFVTGRLRLA